The Marivivens sp. LCG002 genome contains a region encoding:
- a CDS encoding phytanoyl-CoA dioxygenase family protein: MLTSEQKEFYETNGYLMVENVVTPDELAKLREITAALIEASRSVTESNEVYDLDRGHSAETPRLTRIKIPHKRDPYFWELLRNSGITEVLNDLLGPDTTILTSKLNTKAPGGGAAVEWHQDWMFYPHTNDDLLAFGLMLEDVDEDNGPLMVVPGTHRGPLLDHRANGVFAGAIDPDDPLFEKDKIVTLTGKAGSMTVHHSRLLHGSAPNVSDRPRFILFYECAKADAWPILGASSYFHALGQRKFWEDVQDRTITGKPCLTPRLKEVPVEMPLPPAPDNSSIFKTQESAGAKSAFNRMM, translated from the coding sequence ATGCTGACGAGCGAGCAAAAGGAATTCTACGAAACGAACGGCTATCTCATGGTCGAAAACGTGGTGACGCCCGACGAGTTGGCCAAACTGCGCGAGATTACGGCCGCTTTGATCGAGGCATCACGGAGCGTGACCGAGAGCAACGAGGTTTATGATCTCGACCGTGGACATAGCGCGGAAACTCCGCGTCTTACCCGCATCAAGATCCCGCATAAGCGCGACCCCTATTTCTGGGAGCTTTTGCGCAATTCGGGGATCACCGAGGTTCTCAACGATTTGCTCGGACCCGACACGACCATCCTGACGTCCAAGCTCAATACCAAGGCACCGGGTGGCGGGGCGGCGGTGGAGTGGCATCAGGACTGGATGTTCTATCCGCACACGAACGACGATCTTCTGGCGTTCGGGCTCATGCTTGAGGATGTGGACGAGGACAACGGGCCGCTCATGGTGGTGCCCGGAACGCATAGGGGGCCGCTTCTCGATCACCGTGCGAACGGCGTTTTTGCAGGGGCGATCGATCCCGATGATCCCTTGTTCGAGAAGGACAAGATCGTCACGCTTACGGGCAAGGCAGGAAGCATGACGGTGCACCATTCGCGGCTTCTTCACGGGTCGGCGCCGAATGTGAGCGACCGCCCGAGGTTCATTCTTTTCTATGAATGCGCCAAGGCGGATGCCTGGCCGATCCTTGGGGCGTCGAGCTATTTCCATGCGCTCGGGCAGCGCAAATTCTGGGAGGATGTTCAGGACCGCACGATCACGGGCAAGCCATGCCTGACGCCGCGGCTTAAAGAGGTGCCTGTCGAGATGCCCTTGCCGCCCGCGCCCGACAACTCTTCGATCTTCAAGACCCAAGAGTCGGCAGGGGCGAAAAGCGCGTTCAACAGGATGATGTAG
- a CDS encoding RraA family protein → MIQEPRQLTLRKSFPRPTKAQIDAFRDVPTGFVCDAMDGQGALSSEIKAIGDGRDIKCHAVGPAIVADNGPAGILGTMGALHMLEAGDIVVAAVHGHKNCSASGDQFMGMLKNKGAAGFVTDGEMRDYDGIVEVGLPAWCTGLSPNSPYATGPAWVGFGAVVGGVRIESGDLIVADVNGVVVVPFAKIDHVIAKLAEVKALEEALEAKVKSGFCTMAAIEEMLSDGRAVMLDD, encoded by the coding sequence ATGATCCAAGAACCGCGCCAGCTTACCCTCCGCAAAAGCTTCCCAAGGCCGACCAAAGCCCAGATCGACGCCTTTCGCGATGTCCCGACGGGCTTTGTCTGCGATGCGATGGACGGGCAGGGCGCGCTTTCGAGCGAGATCAAAGCCATCGGTGATGGGCGCGATATCAAATGTCATGCAGTCGGCCCCGCAATCGTTGCCGACAACGGCCCCGCAGGAATTCTCGGCACAATGGGCGCGCTCCATATGCTCGAGGCGGGCGACATCGTGGTCGCCGCCGTGCATGGTCACAAGAACTGTTCCGCTTCGGGCGATCAATTCATGGGCATGCTCAAGAACAAAGGTGCGGCGGGTTTCGTCACCGATGGCGAGATGCGCGACTATGACGGCATCGTCGAGGTCGGTCTTCCTGCATGGTGCACGGGCCTCAGCCCCAATTCGCCCTATGCCACGGGTCCCGCTTGGGTCGGCTTCGGCGCGGTGGTCGGCGGTGTGCGCATCGAAAGCGGCGATCTGATCGTAGCCGATGTGAACGGCGTCGTCGTGGTGCCCTTTGCCAAGATCGACCATGTGATCGCCAAGCTTGCCGAGGTCAAAGCGCTCGAAGAGGCGCTCGAAGCCAAAGTCAAATCGGGCTTTTGCACCATGGCCGCCATCGAAGAGATGCTCTCCGATGGCCGCGCCGTGATGCTGGACGACTAG
- a CDS encoding IlvD/Edd family dehydratase produces the protein MSDTRANKRFRSQEWFDNPNNPGMTALYIERYQNQTYSREELQSERPIIGIAQTGSDIAPCNKIHVFLMDRIKAGIREAGGIPMEFPVHPIQETGKRPTAALDRNLAYLSLVEVLHGYPIDGVVLTTGCDKTTPAMLMGAATVDIPAIALNGGPMLDGWWKGKRAGSGTIVWESRRLLAEGEIDYDEFISRVCSSAPSLGHCNTMGTASTMNAMAEALGMSLTGNSAIPAPFRERMTMAYETGKRIVQMVYEDLKPSDIMTREAFENAIVVNAAIGGSTNAPPHLQAVARHIGVELNVKDWETVGFDVPLLVNMQPAGEYLGESFFRAGGVPAVMGELRKAGRIHDGAMTATGKTMGENLEGWESEDIDVIKTYAEPMRKNAGFKVLSGNLFDSALMKTSVISKDFQERFLSTPGAEGTFRARAVVFEGPEDYHDRINDPSLGIDEKTILFIRGVGCVGYPGSAEVVNMQPPDAIIKQGIKHLPTVGDGRQSGTSESPSILNASPESVVGGGLAYLKTGDMVLLDLNTSTMNAEVPEDEWQARIDAWTPPEIRHQTPWQEIYRTHVGQLSDGGCLELATAYQKVGRDLPRDNH, from the coding sequence ATGTCTGACACCCGCGCGAACAAGCGGTTCCGCTCGCAAGAATGGTTCGATAACCCGAACAATCCGGGCATGACCGCGCTTTATATCGAGCGTTACCAAAACCAGACCTATTCGCGCGAAGAGCTTCAGAGCGAGCGGCCGATCATCGGGATTGCGCAGACAGGAAGCGACATTGCCCCCTGCAACAAGATCCACGTCTTCCTTATGGATCGGATCAAAGCGGGTATCCGTGAGGCGGGCGGCATTCCGATGGAATTCCCCGTGCATCCCATTCAGGAAACGGGCAAGCGTCCGACCGCTGCTTTGGACCGCAACCTTGCCTATCTCAGCCTTGTGGAAGTGCTTCACGGTTATCCCATCGACGGCGTTGTCCTGACCACGGGATGTGACAAGACCACGCCCGCGATGCTCATGGGGGCGGCGACGGTGGATATCCCCGCCATCGCACTCAACGGCGGCCCGATGCTCGACGGCTGGTGGAAGGGCAAGCGCGCAGGCTCGGGCACCATCGTCTGGGAAAGCCGCCGCCTCCTTGCCGAGGGCGAGATCGATTACGACGAATTCATCAGCCGCGTCTGTTCCTCGGCCCCGTCTCTGGGTCACTGCAACACAATGGGCACGGCAAGCACGATGAACGCGATGGCCGAAGCTTTGGGCATGTCGCTGACGGGGAACTCGGCGATCCCTGCCCCGTTCCGCGAGCGCATGACCATGGCTTACGAGACAGGCAAGCGGATCGTGCAGATGGTTTACGAGGACCTCAAGCCTTCAGACATCATGACGCGCGAAGCCTTCGAGAACGCCATCGTCGTGAACGCGGCCATCGGCGGTTCGACCAACGCCCCGCCCCATCTTCAGGCGGTGGCACGTCACATCGGGGTCGAGCTGAACGTCAAGGACTGGGAGACCGTCGGGTTCGATGTGCCGCTCTTGGTGAATATGCAGCCTGCGGGCGAATACCTTGGCGAGAGCTTTTTCCGCGCGGGCGGCGTGCCTGCGGTGATGGGCGAACTACGCAAGGCGGGGCGCATCCATGACGGCGCGATGACCGCGACGGGCAAAACCATGGGCGAGAACCTTGAAGGCTGGGAAAGCGAGGACATCGACGTCATCAAAACCTATGCCGAACCGATGCGCAAAAACGCTGGCTTCAAGGTTCTGTCGGGCAATCTCTTTGACTCGGCTCTGATGAAAACCTCGGTGATCTCGAAGGACTTTCAGGAGCGGTTCCTTTCGACACCAGGCGCCGAGGGCACGTTCCGCGCACGGGCTGTCGTCTTTGAAGGGCCCGAGGATTATCACGACCGCATCAATGATCCCTCGCTCGGGATCGACGAAAAGACGATCCTTTTCATTCGCGGCGTGGGCTGTGTCGGCTATCCCGGCTCGGCCGAAGTGGTGAACATGCAGCCGCCGGATGCGATCATCAAACAGGGGATCAAGCATCTTCCCACGGTGGGGGATGGACGCCAGTCAGGCACATCGGAAAGCCCGTCGATCCTCAATGCCTCGCCCGAGAGCGTCGTCGGCGGGGGTCTGGCTTACCTCAAGACGGGCGACATGGTGCTTTTGGACCTGAACACCTCGACCATGAACGCAGAAGTGCCCGAGGACGAGTGGCAGGCGCGGATCGATGCTTGGACGCCGCCCGAAATCCGCCACCAGACTCCGTGGCAAGAGATTTACCGCACCCACGTGGGTCAGCTTTCGGATGGTGGCTGTCTCGAACTTGCGACCGCATACCAGAAAGTCGGACGTGATCTTCCGCGTGACAACCACTGA
- a CDS encoding SDR family oxidoreductase, producing the protein MKTIIITGAGSGVGRATAKVFLDAGWRVGLVGRRVEPLEATAGGNPNARVMPCDVTDEAQVAEVFGAAAKDWGRLDAIFNNAGVSVKGAPVDELSVDDFRKLIEINVVGAFIAARAAFGIMRHQDPQGGRIINNGSVSAYVPRWGSAPYTASKHAVLGLTRTISLDGRKFNIDCGQIDIGNALTDMAHAMTQGVPQADGSIAVEPVIDVKHVAESVLHMADLPLGTNVQFMTVMASGMPFIGRG; encoded by the coding sequence ATGAAAACGATCATCATCACCGGAGCGGGGTCCGGCGTCGGGCGCGCAACGGCCAAGGTGTTTCTCGACGCAGGATGGCGCGTCGGACTTGTCGGGCGGCGCGTCGAGCCGCTTGAAGCAACCGCAGGCGGCAACCCCAATGCCCGCGTCATGCCATGCGATGTGACCGACGAGGCGCAGGTCGCCGAGGTTTTCGGTGCCGCCGCCAAGGACTGGGGCCGTCTTGATGCGATCTTCAACAATGCGGGTGTGAGTGTCAAAGGCGCACCCGTCGACGAGCTGTCGGTCGATGATTTCCGCAAGCTGATCGAGATCAACGTTGTGGGGGCCTTTATCGCGGCGCGTGCGGCCTTTGGCATTATGCGCCATCAGGACCCGCAGGGCGGACGGATCATCAACAACGGATCGGTGTCGGCCTATGTGCCGCGTTGGGGGTCTGCGCCCTATACCGCGTCGAAACATGCGGTGCTTGGTCTGACGCGGACGATCTCGCTTGATGGGCGCAAGTTCAACATCGACTGCGGCCAGATCGACATCGGCAACGCGCTCACCGATATGGCCCATGCGATGACCCAAGGTGTGCCGCAAGCGGACGGGTCAATCGCGGTGGAGCCTGTGATCGACGTGAAGCATGTGGCGGAGTCGGTGCTTCATATGGCGGATCTGCCGCTCGGCACGAACGTTCAGTTCATGACCGTCATGGCGTCGGGGATGCCGTTTATCGGACGCGGTTGA
- a CDS encoding DMT family transporter gives MSTVLPREEKTAFGVMLMALAVAFFICIDTSAKWLALAGFPVIQIVFARYAGHMIYSFIYFFPKEGWSMFRSNAPKRQFLRSSFLLGSTAINFLALKYLPITVTTTIQFAQPVLITVLAMLFLGEKVGIRRFAAIVVGFFGVVVVIQPWGAEFQPAMLLSLLVLVLASLYFIMTRALAGIELNATQQVWSSTLAAMVLLPFAIHVWVWPETPTQIIVFCIIGFFGAMGHILATWASRLAGASTLAPVVYTQVFYATIVGIVLFDTWPTIWTAVGAAIIIGSGLYIWQRERIKARHAQ, from the coding sequence GTGAGCACCGTCCTTCCCCGCGAAGAAAAAACAGCCTTCGGTGTCATGCTCATGGCGCTTGCGGTCGCCTTCTTCATCTGCATCGATACGTCGGCCAAATGGCTCGCCCTCGCTGGCTTTCCCGTCATCCAGATCGTTTTTGCCCGCTACGCGGGGCACATGATCTATTCCTTTATCTACTTCTTTCCCAAAGAAGGTTGGTCGATGTTCCGCTCGAACGCCCCCAAACGGCAGTTCCTGCGCTCGTCCTTCCTGCTCGGAAGTACCGCGATCAACTTCCTTGCACTCAAGTATCTCCCCATCACCGTCACAACGACGATCCAGTTTGCCCAGCCTGTGCTGATCACTGTTCTGGCTATGCTCTTTCTGGGTGAAAAGGTCGGTATCCGCCGTTTCGCCGCCATCGTGGTCGGCTTCTTCGGGGTGGTCGTGGTGATCCAGCCGTGGGGCGCCGAATTCCAGCCCGCCATGCTCCTGAGCCTTCTCGTGCTGGTGCTGGCCTCGCTCTATTTCATCATGACGCGGGCGCTTGCGGGCATCGAACTCAATGCCACGCAACAGGTCTGGTCCTCGACCCTTGCCGCTATGGTCCTTCTGCCATTTGCGATCCATGTTTGGGTTTGGCCGGAAACGCCGACACAGATCATCGTCTTCTGCATCATCGGGTTCTTCGGGGCGATGGGCCATATACTTGCCACATGGGCAAGCCGTCTCGCTGGGGCATCGACCCTTGCCCCCGTGGTCTATACCCAAGTCTTCTATGCCACGATTGTCGGCATTGTGCTCTTTGACACATGGCCCACGATCTGGACCGCCGTCGGGGCTGCGATCATCATCGGGTCGGGTCTCTACATCTGGCAGCGCGAGCGGATCAAAGCCCGTCACGCCCAATGA
- a CDS encoding TRAP transporter large permease subunit, with protein MEFLELFSWMKVGDVGTLSLFLLLGMFALLAIGMPLGFASAFLAVMVLVMKFGPELLFRDFGKGPLSVLGQAVYRQMTNYVLISVPLFIFMAALLERSGIAKDMYSSLNVWLSRMRGGIAIVTSIMAVIMAAMSGIIGGEVVLLGLIALPQMLRLGYNQNLAIGTICASGSLGTMIPPSIVLIFYGLVTETSIKALFTASFLPGFMLASFFIIYILVRTRMDHSLAPLPPVDPTAPEGREKGLMFLGFLSKFTLYASAALLVRALFFTVMGQNKVIEGVDPIALGMVSDIPYLVGAFVLSFVTMRFVVGKERVDTGWEMGKGLVAPIIVIGVVLGSIYMGITGITEAAGMGVVAVFMISLLRGEMTFLIVWDSLMRTLKSTGTIIWVTIGASALAAAYTLAGGPTYVANLIVAAELPTMGIILVMMVIFLIMGMFMDWIGIVLLIMPVFLPIVLKLPVEEIGVLGNLDPKHVSIWFGVVFCMNMQVSFLSPPFGPAAFYLKSVAPAHISLTDIFRGFLPFMVLQLTALGVLLVWPPIVSIFL; from the coding sequence ATGGAATTCCTAGAACTTTTCTCATGGATGAAGGTGGGCGACGTAGGCACGCTCAGCCTCTTCCTTCTGCTCGGCATGTTCGCACTTCTTGCGATCGGCATGCCGCTCGGTTTTGCTTCGGCATTCCTCGCGGTCATGGTGCTCGTGATGAAATTCGGCCCCGAGCTTTTGTTCCGCGACTTCGGCAAAGGTCCGCTCTCGGTTCTAGGTCAGGCGGTCTATCGCCAGATGACGAACTATGTGCTCATCTCGGTGCCGCTCTTTATCTTTATGGCCGCTTTGCTCGAACGATCTGGTATCGCCAAGGACATGTATAGCTCGCTCAACGTCTGGCTCAGCCGGATGCGCGGCGGTATCGCCATCGTGACTTCGATCATGGCGGTGATCATGGCGGCAATGTCGGGTATCATCGGCGGTGAAGTGGTTCTCTTGGGCCTCATCGCACTGCCCCAGATGCTCCGTCTCGGCTATAACCAGAACCTCGCCATCGGCACGATCTGTGCGTCGGGCTCGCTCGGCACCATGATCCCTCCGTCGATCGTTCTGATCTTCTACGGCCTCGTGACCGAAACCTCGATCAAGGCGCTCTTTACCGCTTCGTTCCTGCCGGGCTTCATGCTGGCTTCGTTCTTCATCATCTACATTCTCGTGCGCACCCGCATGGATCATTCCCTTGCGCCGCTGCCGCCCGTCGATCCGACAGCTCCCGAGGGGCGCGAAAAGGGGCTGATGTTCCTTGGCTTCCTGTCCAAGTTCACGCTCTACGCCTCTGCCGCTTTGCTCGTCCGTGCTCTGTTCTTCACCGTCATGGGACAGAACAAAGTGATCGAAGGCGTCGATCCCATCGCACTCGGCATGGTCTCCGACATTCCCTATCTCGTCGGTGCGTTTGTGCTCTCCTTTGTCACGATGCGTTTTGTCGTCGGCAAGGAGCGCGTGGACACGGGCTGGGAAATGGGCAAAGGCCTCGTCGCTCCGATCATCGTCATCGGCGTTGTGCTCGGTTCGATCTACATGGGCATCACAGGCATCACAGAGGCAGCAGGCATGGGCGTTGTCGCCGTCTTCATGATCAGCCTCCTGCGCGGCGAGATGACCTTCCTAATCGTCTGGGACAGCTTGATGCGCACGCTCAAGTCCACGGGCACGATCATCTGGGTGACCATCGGGGCTTCGGCGCTTGCCGCCGCCTATACCCTCGCAGGGGGTCCGACCTATGTTGCCAACCTGATCGTTGCGGCGGAACTTCCCACGATGGGCATCATCCTCGTGATGATGGTGATCTTCCTGATCATGGGGATGTTCATGGACTGGATCGGCATCGTTCTTTTGATCATGCCTGTGTTCCTTCCGATCGTGCTCAAGCTTCCCGTCGAAGAAATCGGCGTCCTTGGAAACCTTGATCCCAAGCATGTTTCGATCTGGTTCGGCGTGGTGTTCTGTATGAACATGCAGGTGAGCTTCCTCTCGCCGCCCTTCGGCCCCGCAGCCTTCTATCTCAAGTCTGTGGCTCCGGCGCATATCTCGCTGACCGACATCTTCCGTGGTTTCTTGCCCTTCATGGTGCTCCAGCTGACCGCGCTGGGTGTGCTTCTGGTCTGGCCGCCGATCGTATCGATCTTCCTCTAG
- a CDS encoding TRAP transporter small permease → MEKESVWLGSFRKPVRMIAIASTAVSILVYAWLVINKLFVADALGMHEMIRPEGHPIVSVMLISLFVAIVSAGVYLSDEVGMIEDKPDGFFDIFSLVISRIAMIMIAMIVLVMFYEVVSRYVFSRPTLWANELSLWIAAFVLLFAGLYAMQQRSHIRIYVIYDMMPRWMQKTADVISLALLLAFTFALVWGGYADAKTRLLRMETFGTAWDPPIPGVVKPAILILIVLVSVQAISNLIADWNKEPHSGGEEVDETEIEMIRRTLED, encoded by the coding sequence ATGGAAAAGGAAAGCGTTTGGCTCGGCTCGTTTCGCAAGCCGGTCCGTATGATCGCTATCGCATCGACCGCCGTATCCATCCTTGTTTACGCGTGGTTGGTCATTAACAAACTGTTTGTTGCTGACGCCCTTGGCATGCACGAGATGATCCGCCCCGAAGGGCATCCGATCGTCTCTGTGATGCTGATCAGCCTCTTTGTCGCCATCGTCTCGGCAGGTGTCTATCTCTCCGACGAAGTCGGAATGATCGAAGACAAACCCGATGGCTTTTTCGATATTTTCTCGCTCGTCATCTCGCGCATCGCGATGATCATGATCGCGATGATCGTGCTCGTGATGTTCTACGAAGTGGTGTCCCGCTACGTCTTCTCGCGCCCGACGCTCTGGGCGAACGAGCTGTCTCTTTGGATTGCGGCCTTCGTGCTTTTGTTCGCGGGGCTCTACGCCATGCAACAGCGCAGCCACATCCGCATCTATGTCATCTACGACATGATGCCCCGCTGGATGCAAAAGACCGCTGACGTGATTTCGCTGGCTTTGCTCCTTGCCTTCACCTTTGCGCTGGTCTGGGGCGGCTATGCCGACGCCAAAACCCGCCTCTTGCGGATGGAGACCTTCGGCACCGCGTGGGACCCACCCATTCCGGGCGTGGTCAAGCCCGCAATCCTCATTCTTATCGTGCTCGTGTCCGTTCAGGCCATCTCGAACCTGATTGCCGACTGGAACAAAGAGCCCCACTCCGGTGGTGAAGAGGTCGATGAGACCGAGATCGAAATGATCCGCCGGACGCTGGAGGACTAA
- a CDS encoding TRAP transporter substrate-binding protein, with amino-acid sequence MKLSKILMTAGAAALLAGAASADPITLRIQTHYATEHPTGKRLAEFVDDVQTMSNGDITIEMFYSSSVVATTETFDAAINGILDCDATGGAYQTGKNPAFQFVGDIMGGYDTPWQQYSWLYHGDGYAAAQELYNAQNMQLIGWSIYGQESLSSSKPLAGFEDLKGWKFRSPPGMETEIFQELGASPIVMDFTEIFTALETGIIDGADASGLANNVGLGLYDIVKHATYPGFHSMPSDHLACNLDVWNGMTETQRRIIDTAWQKLSFQIALYNEKANSEAAAALTEAGVTLYNWSAEDRAAFRQAAQVAWEDWGTRSPEAGAILESHKSYLKALGLLN; translated from the coding sequence ATGAAACTTTCCAAGATTCTTATGACTGCAGGTGCTGCTGCGCTTCTCGCAGGTGCTGCATCGGCAGACCCGATCACCCTGCGTATCCAGACGCACTATGCAACCGAACACCCCACCGGCAAGCGCCTTGCCGAGTTCGTCGATGACGTTCAGACCATGTCGAACGGCGATATCACCATCGAGATGTTCTATTCGTCCTCGGTCGTTGCGACCACGGAAACCTTCGACGCTGCGATCAACGGCATTCTTGATTGCGACGCGACGGGCGGTGCCTATCAGACCGGCAAGAACCCCGCGTTCCAGTTCGTCGGCGACATCATGGGCGGCTATGACACCCCGTGGCAGCAGTATTCGTGGCTCTATCATGGTGACGGCTATGCCGCCGCTCAGGAGCTTTACAATGCCCAGAACATGCAGCTGATCGGCTGGTCGATCTACGGTCAGGAATCGCTCTCGTCCTCCAAGCCGCTCGCTGGCTTCGAAGACCTCAAGGGCTGGAAGTTCCGTTCGCCTCCGGGCATGGAAACCGAAATCTTCCAGGAACTCGGCGCATCGCCGATCGTGATGGACTTCACCGAAATCTTTACCGCTCTTGAAACCGGTATCATCGACGGTGCAGACGCTTCGGGTCTTGCAAACAACGTCGGTCTCGGCCTCTACGACATCGTCAAGCACGCAACCTATCCCGGCTTCCACTCGATGCCGTCGGACCACCTTGCTTGTAACCTCGACGTCTGGAACGGCATGACCGAAACCCAGCGCCGCATCATCGACACCGCATGGCAGAAGCTCTCCTTCCAGATCGCTCTCTACAACGAGAAAGCAAACTCGGAAGCCGCAGCCGCTCTGACCGAAGCAGGCGTGACCCTCTACAACTGGTCGGCCGAAGACCGCGCTGCCTTCCGTCAGGCTGCTCAGGTTGCTTGGGAAGACTGGGGCACCCGTTCGCCCGAAGCCGGTGCGATCCTCGAGAGCCACAAGAGCTATCTCAAGGCCCTCGGCCTTCTGAACTAA